The genomic interval CGCGTGTCCCCACAGCGTCTTGCGCAGCATCGTCAGGACCATCTCCGCCTGAGGCCAGAGCGTCGTGTCGTCGAAAGCATGCGCCTGTGCCCAGAGACGCAGGACCAATGACGATGCGAGCAACACGAGCGCCACGCGCGACAGACGAATGAGCGATGCCCGCGAGACGCTGTGTGCTGACATCCCGCCGTCGGCAGCGTCCCTGCACCACGTCAGTGACGCGCTGACGCTGCCGGCCCAGAGACTGAACGCCACGTATTGCAGCAGGCGCACCGCCACGTAACCGGGCGACTCCACGCCGAATGGCGTCGGCATCACGTCCATCGGCACGTCATGTACCGGCGCCCGGCGCTATGTCAGTGCGCGTGCGCGGCGGCCACCGTGAATGCGTACGAACCACGCATCGGATGTCCGTCGGCGCCGGCCGCCTGCCACGACACCGTGTACCGACCGGGTCCAACCGGCGCCTTGAACGTCGCCACCAGCGTCTTCGGGTCGGCCGCGTCTGCAGCGACGGCGTTCAGCGCGACCGCGCGTCGTGAGGAGTCGACCATCGTGATCCGGCTCATCGCCGGTTCGAGCGCTTCCTGGAACGTCAGGCGCAGCATGGTGGGTGCCGCGGTGACCGTGCTGTTC from Gemmatimonadaceae bacterium carries:
- the copC gene encoding copper homeostasis periplasmic binding protein CopC; this encodes MLRSLMLRRIVVATVLFAAPAYAMLHPRLVSAAPAVNSTVTAAPTMLRLTFQEALEPAMSRITMVDSSRRAVALNAVAADAADPKTLVATFKAPVGPGRYTVSWQAAGADGHPMRGSYAFTVAAAHAH